In a genomic window of Chryseobacterium sp. G0162:
- the kdsA gene encoding 3-deoxy-8-phosphooctulonate synthase, whose protein sequence is MIQYLDNIQHKDSKNFFLIAGPCIIEGEDMALRIAEKVINITDKYNIPYIFKGSFKKANRSRVDSFTTIGEEKSLEILKKVGETFNIPTTTDIHENEHAALAAQYVDVLQIPAFLVRQTDLLVAAAKTGKCVSLKKGQFLSPESMKFAVQKITDSDNQKVAIIERGNSFGYTDLIVDYRGIPTMREYAPVILDVTHSLQQPNQSSGVTGGRPDLIETVAKAGIAVGADGIFIETHPTPETALSDGANMLRLDLLEDLLQKLTRIRESIL, encoded by the coding sequence ATGATTCAGTATTTAGATAATATTCAGCACAAAGATTCAAAGAACTTTTTCCTTATTGCCGGACCTTGTATTATTGAAGGAGAAGATATGGCATTGAGAATTGCTGAAAAAGTAATCAATATTACAGACAAGTATAATATTCCTTATATTTTTAAAGGGAGTTTCAAAAAGGCGAACAGAAGCCGTGTGGACTCTTTTACAACCATCGGAGAAGAAAAATCTCTTGAAATCCTTAAAAAAGTAGGAGAAACATTCAATATTCCTACGACTACAGATATTCATGAAAATGAGCATGCAGCATTAGCTGCGCAATATGTAGATGTGCTTCAGATTCCTGCATTTCTGGTACGTCAGACAGACCTATTAGTGGCAGCAGCAAAAACAGGAAAATGTGTGTCTTTGAAAAAGGGACAGTTCCTTTCTCCGGAATCCATGAAGTTTGCGGTTCAGAAAATTACAGATTCTGATAACCAGAAAGTAGCCATCATTGAAAGAGGAAATTCTTTCGGATATACAGATTTGATCGTAGATTACAGAGGAATTCCTACCATGAGAGAATATGCGCCTGTGATTCTGGATGTTACGCATTCATTACAGCAGCCTAACCAAAGCTCTGGAGTAACAGGAGGAAGACCAGATCTTATTGAAACCGTTGCCAAAGCTGGAATTGCAGTAGGAGCAGACGGAATTTTCATTGAAACTCACCCAACTCCGGAAACCGCATTGTCTGATGGTGCCAACATGTTAAGACTAGATTTATTAGAAGATTTGTTACAAAAATTAACAAGAATTAGAGAATCGATTTTGTAA
- a CDS encoding DUF1697 domain-containing protein produces MKYCAFLRGVNVKGTNMKMADVCQVFKEAGMKEVASILASGNIVFSSDQQADELKIILEKAMSEYFSYEAFLFIKSHEETAVFWNSIPFEKNGDLHIYGFVGMPGIENVLMGEFEKAAQAENEKAEIVNDIFYWQVPKGNTLDSTFGKVLGKKSLKDQMTSRNVNTFEKILKKMA; encoded by the coding sequence ATGAAGTATTGTGCTTTTCTCCGCGGTGTCAATGTAAAAGGAACAAATATGAAAATGGCAGATGTCTGCCAGGTTTTTAAGGAAGCCGGAATGAAAGAGGTGGCTTCTATATTGGCTTCCGGAAATATTGTTTTTTCGTCTGATCAACAGGCTGATGAATTAAAAATAATTCTTGAAAAGGCAATGTCTGAGTATTTTTCCTATGAAGCTTTCCTGTTCATCAAATCTCATGAAGAGACAGCCGTTTTTTGGAATAGTATTCCTTTTGAAAAAAATGGGGATCTTCATATTTACGGTTTTGTTGGAATGCCAGGGATAGAAAATGTTTTAATGGGAGAATTTGAAAAGGCGGCTCAGGCTGAAAATGAAAAAGCAGAAATTGTCAATGATATATTCTACTGGCAGGTTCCTAAAGGAAATACTCTGGATTCTACATTTGGAAAAGTCTTAGGAAAGAAAAGCCTAAAAGATCAAATGACTAGCAGGAATGTCAATACTTTTGAGAAGATTTTGAAAAAAATGGCGTAG
- a CDS encoding PLP-dependent cysteine synthase family protein — protein sequence MSNVYDNILGLIGHTPMVKLNTVTKDIPATVYAKLESYNPGHSTKDRIALHIIENAEERGLLKEDSVVVETTSGNTGFSIAMVCIIKGYKCILAVSDKTKPEKIAYLKALGATVYICPANVPADDPRSYYEVAKRIALETPNSIYINQYFNELNIDAHYQTTGPEIWEQTEGKITHLFACTGTGGTLSGSAKFLKEKNPDIKIIGVDADGSILKSYHETGEIHKEDVHPYQIEGMGKNLIPAALLFDKVDEFVRVNDEMSAYRTREIALKEAIMGGYTTGAVTQGLIQYANSHELTENDMVVLIYPDHGSRYITKVYSDKWMAEQGFVNNCVHNYDEVFKTEFIK from the coding sequence ATGAGTAATGTTTACGATAATATTCTTGGCCTAATAGGACATACTCCTATGGTGAAGCTAAATACTGTTACAAAAGATATTCCAGCAACCGTTTATGCCAAGTTAGAATCATATAATCCTGGACATTCCACCAAAGACCGAATCGCACTTCATATTATTGAGAACGCAGAGGAGAGAGGCTTATTGAAAGAAGATTCCGTAGTTGTAGAAACTACATCGGGAAACACTGGGTTTTCTATTGCAATGGTATGTATCATCAAGGGATATAAATGTATTCTCGCTGTAAGCGACAAAACAAAACCTGAGAAAATTGCTTATCTAAAAGCATTAGGAGCGACTGTATATATATGTCCTGCCAATGTACCTGCGGATGATCCAAGATCTTATTATGAAGTAGCGAAAAGGATCGCTTTGGAAACTCCCAATTCTATTTACATCAATCAGTACTTTAATGAACTGAATATTGATGCCCATTACCAGACCACCGGTCCTGAGATCTGGGAGCAGACAGAAGGTAAGATCACTCACCTTTTTGCCTGCACCGGAACAGGAGGTACTTTATCTGGTTCAGCAAAGTTTTTGAAGGAGAAAAACCCGGATATTAAAATTATCGGGGTGGATGCAGATGGTTCTATATTAAAAAGCTATCACGAGACAGGTGAGATTCACAAGGAAGATGTACACCCTTATCAGATCGAGGGAATGGGAAAAAATTTGATCCCTGCCGCTCTTCTTTTCGATAAGGTAGATGAGTTTGTAAGGGTAAATGATGAGATGTCAGCCTACAGAACCCGTGAAATTGCTTTGAAGGAAGCTATTATGGGAGGGTATACTACAGGAGCTGTCACCCAGGGACTGATACAATATGCAAATTCGCACGAATTAACCGAAAATGATATGGTTGTATTAATCTATCCTGACCACGGTTCAAGATACATCACTAAAGTATACAGTGATAAATGGATGGCCGAACAGGGGTTTGTTAACAACTGTGTCCACAATTATGACGAAGTCTTCAAGACTGAGTTTATTAAATAA
- a CDS encoding DUF2723 domain-containing protein has translation MKNWTFRQWNTVLGWVVFVIAFFTYLSTIEPNFSFWDCGEYISSAVKLEVTHAPGAALFQIVGAVAAIFALGKGENYSIVINAMSALFSALTILFLFWTITHFVRRLLNKDFEEITKHQEISILFAGAIGALCFTFSDTFWFSAVEGEVYSMASMFIALLVWLITKWENEYQAADSERWVILIFFVLGLSVGVHMMCMLATPMVCLVYYARNYKFTWKNFIWANLITLGILIVVFKIIFPLIMTMFGRLEIFFVNGLGLPFHSGTIAAFILMVVICYFLIKYARKAKKNIYQTAALSVVFMMIGFSCWMVIPIRANANPPMNLNDPDTAIGMLDYYNREQYGDWPTIYGQNYTAFLDANGIQKNEDGSFKTKKTGEIYEKDEKTGTYRKTGDRFNYIFSQSQVSLMPRMFNEDKDVMANYISMYGAPDFTFNYANEDVADNPQAKQIFDELRAKYDDKSITAADYLKVKPYNLINVQKPSLLQNMDYFISFQNGYYFVRYLLWNYVGRQNDLEGNMESTKGNWISGIPFIDNVNVGNQDKMPAKFKNESTVAFFFLPLILGLIGFFFQLNRDFGRFYALLSLFIITSVGIIFYTGVKPFEPRERDYAMVGSFYAFAIWIGLGAGAILWFVQSKIKSNGANIALGVVLLGVPFMMGFQNYNVHDRSNRYTAYDYAYSVLKSLPKNDILFVYGDNDTYPVWAIQETERFRDDVKVVNFTLASTPWNLDQIKRRTYNAMGIPSELTHEDYRDGVNDQIYMMKKEDWEGVFSMLKEQGVPDTEFKDFRKYLTQDSLTLKDAIKFIKFKSPEKDQLLKMYFGEEKYEKYNILPVNKFILPVNKENALKAGIINQADLPNVANQIMITYKGNTLYKNNLILMDLLANFDWKRPINFSSGGIYDSENIFYLNDYLQFDGFSYRLIPIQTLPSADGDMGRVDANNLYNVVKNFKWGNFKDLNAHFDETATSNIISYRMSASRAASALALSGQKAKALEILDLAAKEIPAEKYNDPRSLSSIVTGYIIAGQEQKGLQLAEVLKKGIFDEYDYYLSLSKADQSYVRRQMRTKPMEYSLVVAAVTDAYMKIGQKEKAYAYLVKSIEPIDKKFNAFVKELQQMGKEKAMKESEDVQKITPFYQYLFDVMEPFDSTYSKEKENQITSAIIKATQ, from the coding sequence ATGAAAAATTGGACTTTTAGGCAATGGAACACCGTTTTAGGATGGGTGGTTTTCGTCATTGCGTTTTTCACGTACTTGTCCACGATAGAACCTAATTTCAGCTTTTGGGATTGTGGTGAGTACATTTCTTCTGCAGTAAAACTTGAAGTAACGCATGCTCCCGGAGCGGCTTTATTCCAGATAGTGGGTGCCGTGGCAGCCATTTTTGCATTAGGGAAAGGCGAAAATTACTCCATCGTAATCAACGCGATGTCTGCATTGTTCAGCGCGCTGACTATTTTATTTTTGTTTTGGACGATTACTCATTTTGTGAGAAGATTGCTCAACAAAGATTTTGAAGAAATTACAAAACATCAGGAAATCTCTATCTTGTTTGCCGGAGCAATAGGAGCATTGTGCTTCACCTTCTCAGATACCTTCTGGTTCTCGGCGGTAGAAGGAGAGGTTTACTCTATGGCTTCTATGTTTATCGCGCTTTTGGTCTGGTTGATTACCAAATGGGAAAATGAGTATCAGGCAGCAGACAGTGAGAGATGGGTTATCCTTATTTTCTTCGTTTTAGGACTTTCCGTTGGAGTGCACATGATGTGTATGCTCGCAACGCCTATGGTATGTCTTGTATATTATGCAAGAAACTATAAGTTTACGTGGAAGAATTTTATTTGGGCGAACCTTATTACATTAGGGATTTTGATCGTCGTTTTCAAAATTATTTTCCCTTTGATCATGACAATGTTCGGAAGATTGGAGATTTTCTTTGTGAATGGTCTTGGACTTCCTTTCCACTCAGGAACTATTGCAGCATTTATCTTAATGGTAGTGATCTGCTATTTCCTGATTAAGTATGCGAGAAAAGCAAAAAAGAATATTTATCAAACTGCTGCTTTATCTGTAGTTTTTATGATGATTGGTTTTTCTTGTTGGATGGTTATTCCGATCAGAGCTAATGCGAATCCACCAATGAACCTTAATGACCCGGATACTGCCATTGGTATGCTGGATTATTATAACAGAGAGCAATATGGAGACTGGCCAACCATTTATGGCCAAAACTATACAGCTTTCCTTGATGCTAACGGAATTCAAAAGAACGAAGACGGAAGCTTTAAAACAAAAAAGACCGGAGAGATTTATGAAAAAGATGAAAAAACCGGGACCTATAGAAAAACCGGAGACCGATTCAATTATATTTTTAGCCAGTCTCAGGTAAGCTTAATGCCAAGAATGTTCAATGAGGATAAAGATGTAATGGCCAACTACATTTCAATGTACGGAGCCCCTGATTTTACATTCAATTATGCGAATGAAGATGTGGCAGATAACCCTCAGGCTAAGCAGATTTTTGATGAACTGAGAGCTAAATATGATGATAAATCTATTACAGCTGCAGATTATTTAAAGGTAAAACCTTATAATCTTATCAATGTTCAGAAGCCCTCATTGCTTCAGAATATGGATTATTTTATTTCTTTCCAGAACGGATATTACTTTGTAAGATACCTGCTTTGGAACTATGTAGGAAGACAGAATGACCTTGAAGGAAATATGGAGAGCACCAAAGGAAACTGGATTTCCGGAATTCCTTTTATTGATAATGTAAACGTAGGAAATCAGGATAAAATGCCTGCCAAATTTAAGAATGAAAGCACAGTTGCATTTTTCTTCCTTCCATTAATTTTAGGTTTAATCGGGTTCTTTTTCCAATTGAACAGGGATTTTGGAAGATTCTATGCTTTATTATCCTTATTTATTATTACCAGTGTCGGAATTATTTTCTATACAGGAGTAAAACCTTTCGAACCAAGAGAAAGAGATTATGCAATGGTAGGTTCATTCTACGCTTTTGCCATCTGGATTGGATTGGGTGCCGGAGCTATTTTATGGTTCGTACAGTCTAAAATTAAGTCCAATGGGGCTAACATTGCATTAGGAGTTGTATTATTAGGAGTTCCCTTCATGATGGGATTCCAGAACTATAATGTTCACGACAGAAGTAACAGATATACAGCTTATGACTATGCATATTCGGTATTAAAATCATTACCAAAGAACGATATTTTATTCGTATATGGTGACAACGATACTTATCCGGTTTGGGCTATCCAGGAGACGGAAAGATTCAGAGATGATGTAAAAGTGGTTAACTTTACGCTTGCTTCAACGCCTTGGAACCTTGATCAGATCAAAAGAAGAACATACAACGCCATGGGCATCCCAAGTGAACTGACTCACGAGGATTACAGAGATGGTGTAAACGACCAGATCTATATGATGAAGAAGGAAGATTGGGAAGGTGTTTTCTCTATGCTAAAAGAACAAGGAGTTCCGGATACAGAATTCAAGGACTTCAGAAAGTACCTTACACAGGATTCTTTAACCCTGAAAGATGCGATTAAGTTTATCAAATTTAAATCTCCTGAAAAAGATCAGTTATTGAAAATGTACTTCGGAGAAGAGAAATATGAAAAGTATAACATTCTTCCGGTAAACAAATTTATTCTCCCTGTCAATAAAGAAAATGCTTTAAAAGCAGGCATTATTAATCAGGCAGATCTTCCTAATGTAGCCAATCAGATCATGATTACTTACAAGGGAAATACATTGTATAAAAACAACCTGATTCTAATGGATCTATTGGCGAATTTCGATTGGAAACGTCCGATTAACTTCTCTTCAGGAGGTATTTATGACAGTGAAAATATTTTCTATCTTAACGATTATCTTCAGTTTGACGGATTCAGTTACAGATTAATTCCGATTCAAACGCTGCCATCAGCAGATGGAGATATGGGAAGAGTAGATGCTAACAATCTTTATAATGTAGTGAAAAACTTCAAATGGGGGAACTTTAAAGATCTGAATGCTCACTTTGATGAAACTGCAACTTCTAATATCATCAGCTACAGAATGTCAGCAAGCAGAGCTGCTTCAGCATTAGCATTAAGCGGACAGAAAGCTAAAGCATTAGAAATCCTGGATCTTGCAGCAAAAGAAATTCCTGCTGAAAAATACAATGATCCACGTTCATTAAGCTCAATTGTAACCGGATATATCATCGCAGGACAGGAGCAAAAAGGATTACAGCTGGCAGAAGTACTTAAAAAAGGAATCTTTGATGAGTATGATTATTATTTAAGTCTTTCTAAAGCGGATCAAAGCTATGTGAGAAGACAGATGAGAACAAAGCCAATGGAATATTCTCTTGTAGTAGCAGCGGTTACAGATGCTTATATGAAGATAGGACAAAAAGAAAAAGCCTATGCTTATCTGGTAAAATCCATTGAGCCGATTGATAAGAAATTCAATGCTTTTGTGAAGGAACTTCAGCAGATGGGCAAAGAAAAAGCAATGAAGGAATCTGAAGATGTTCAAAAGATCACTCCATTCTACCAATATTTATTTGATGTAATGGAACCTTTTGATTCAACTTATTCTAAGGAAAAAGAAAATCAGATCACTTCAGCGATTATCAAAGCAACACAATAA